The following coding sequences are from one Acidobacteriota bacterium window:
- a CDS encoding winged helix-turn-helix domain-containing protein, with protein sequence MNDDTKDLILGVFEASLDAQLRAVRRLRHDNPSPPEPRPRKGLSQVDMAFDILKKARSPLHVSDILDRIQTQFGVTIDRESLVSSLTKKVARGDRFLRPEKNTFSLRPEAR encoded by the coding sequence ATGAACGATGACACTAAAGATCTCATCCTCGGTGTGTTTGAAGCTTCTCTCGACGCCCAGCTCCGTGCCGTCCGCCGCCTCCGCCATGACAACCCCTCTCCCCCAGAGCCACGCCCCCGTAAAGGTCTGTCACAAGTGGATATGGCCTTCGACATACTCAAGAAAGCCCGCTCCCCTCTCCATGTCTCCGACATCCTGGACCGCATCCAAACCCAGTTCGGCGTGACCATCGATCGCGAAAGCCTCGTCTCCTCGCTCACCAAAAAGGTGGCCCGCGGCGATCGCTTCCTGCGCCCCGAGAAGAATACCTTCTCCCTCCGGCCGGAGGCGCGATGA